One region of Mesobacillus boroniphilus genomic DNA includes:
- a CDS encoding TIGR04053 family radical SAM/SPASM domain-containing protein translates to MHGVGDTHPAGGHPAVIDFNENPYIVIWEVTRACQLKCLHCRADAQNMPDPMELKPEEGKKLIDQIYDMGNPMLVFTGGDCMMRKDLFDLADYAVKKGMRVSMTPSATENVTKEKMQRAKEVGLSRWAFSLDGPTPEIHDHFRGTTGSFDLTIEKVKYLNDLNMPLQLNTVISRYNYDHLEQMAELMKELKVVMWYIFLLVPTGRGQLDACLTPAEHEKVFRWLYELSKSAPYDIKTTAAQHYRRVVFQQKARENRVNKEEGIRYEDTLTKDMASMIDGLKRAPKGVNDGNGFLFISHTGDVMPSGLLPLVGGNVREKPLAEIYRNSPIFKDLRNPDKYKGKCGVCEFRFVCGGSRSRTYAVTGDYMGSEPFCVYIPEAIRKKGITV, encoded by the coding sequence ATGCATGGAGTTGGAGATACTCATCCTGCAGGTGGCCATCCTGCTGTGATTGATTTTAATGAAAATCCTTATATCGTTATCTGGGAAGTTACAAGGGCTTGCCAGCTTAAATGTTTGCATTGCAGGGCAGATGCGCAGAATATGCCTGACCCAATGGAATTGAAACCTGAAGAAGGTAAAAAACTGATTGACCAAATTTATGATATGGGTAATCCCATGCTTGTATTTACTGGTGGAGACTGCATGATGCGAAAGGATCTTTTTGACCTTGCTGACTATGCGGTTAAAAAAGGTATGAGGGTTTCTATGACTCCAAGCGCCACAGAAAATGTGACTAAAGAAAAAATGCAAAGGGCTAAGGAAGTCGGACTTTCAAGATGGGCTTTCAGCCTTGATGGGCCTACTCCAGAAATCCATGACCATTTTCGGGGCACCACTGGATCATTTGACCTTACAATTGAAAAAGTGAAATACCTGAATGATTTAAACATGCCTTTGCAGCTTAATACTGTTATTTCCCGCTACAATTACGACCATCTTGAACAAATGGCAGAATTAATGAAAGAACTCAAGGTGGTGATGTGGTACATCTTCTTACTGGTACCTACAGGTCGAGGACAGTTGGATGCCTGCCTTACTCCAGCTGAGCATGAAAAGGTGTTCAGGTGGCTTTATGAGTTAAGCAAATCCGCACCGTACGATATTAAAACTACTGCCGCTCAGCATTACAGACGTGTAGTATTTCAACAAAAGGCTCGAGAAAATAGGGTTAATAAAGAAGAAGGGATCCGTTATGAGGATACCTTGACTAAAGATATGGCTTCTATGATTGATGGCTTAAAACGAGCACCTAAAGGAGTAAATGACGGAAACGGATTTTTATTCATTTCCCATACTGGTGATGTCATGCCTTCAGGACTGCTGCCACTTGTTGGCGGGAATGTTCGGGAAAAGCCTTTGGCTGAAATATATCGAAACTCCCCTATTTTCAAAGACTTGCGAAATCCTGACAAATATAAGGGTAAGTGCGGAGTATGCGAATTCCGTTTTGTCTGCGGGGGTTCACGCTCCAGAACCTACGCAGTGACGGGAGATTATATGGGTAGTGAACCATTCTGTGTCTATATTCCAGAAGCAATACGGAAAAAGGGTATAACAGTTTAA
- a CDS encoding HesB/YadR/YfhF family protein, whose product MTIKIDQNAYKWFEKEFDSPKPFHIRLYPLYAGFGDKNKGYSLAFSLEAPDIAAEQQEIDGITFYVEANDTWFFDETDVELKYSDSAGEIFANYIEHN is encoded by the coding sequence ATGACAATTAAGATTGATCAAAACGCATACAAATGGTTTGAAAAGGAATTTGATTCACCAAAACCGTTTCACATCCGCCTTTACCCTCTATATGCCGGGTTTGGCGACAAGAATAAGGGCTATAGCCTGGCATTCTCGCTTGAAGCACCCGATATTGCCGCCGAACAGCAAGAGATTGATGGAATTACCTTTTATGTCGAAGCAAACGATACATGGTTTTTTGATGAAACAGATGTAGAATTAAAGTACAGCGACTCCGCTGGTGAAATATTCGCCAATTATATAGAACACAATTGA
- the argS gene encoding arginine--tRNA ligase → MDYVKLYSELLAAEIDGVLSSYEIERLIEKPKFLHQGDLAFPCFQLAKTMRKPPVEIAKEISARLQSRAVGSIERFEPVGAYINAFLNKTEVAKDLLYEIRQKKNHYGDLDIGENQTVTIDLSSPNIAKPFSMGHLRSTVIGNSLSLLYEKCGYKTVKINHLGDWGTQFGKLITAYKLWGKEEKVKENPIQELLALYITFHEAAESQLELEQEGRDWFRRLENGDAEALKLWKWFKDESLKEFKKIYDLMGIEFDSYAGEAFYNDKMEPIVEMLRERGLLEDSDGAQVVKLDDTELPPCLIKKSDGATLYATRDLAAALYRFEEYSFVKSIYVVGNEQTLHFKQLKAVLTKMDLPWADGITHVPFGMMLKDGKKMSTRKGKVVLLEGVLKDSIQLAEKNIEEKNPSLANKTDIAKMVGTGAIVFHDLKNFRMNDIEFVLEEMLKVEGETGPYVQYTNARAQSLLKKGGFEDTNGDDNLAAVAEWPVITELQSFPYIIERAIERNDPSQIAKYVLNLSKAFNKYYGEVRILGDDTEKNARLQLVHAVSIVLEEGLRMLGIKAPKEM, encoded by the coding sequence ATGGATTATGTAAAACTGTATTCAGAATTGCTTGCCGCTGAGATAGATGGGGTTCTTTCTTCTTATGAAATAGAGCGGTTAATCGAGAAGCCGAAATTCTTGCACCAGGGAGACTTAGCTTTTCCGTGCTTCCAACTGGCAAAAACCATGAGAAAGCCACCAGTTGAAATTGCCAAAGAGATAAGTGCACGATTGCAAAGCCGAGCTGTTGGATCAATAGAACGTTTCGAACCAGTCGGCGCGTATATAAATGCGTTTTTAAATAAGACAGAAGTTGCCAAAGACCTTTTATATGAAATTCGGCAAAAGAAGAATCATTATGGTGACCTTGATATTGGTGAAAATCAGACTGTGACAATTGATCTTTCATCTCCCAATATCGCGAAACCCTTTTCCATGGGCCATCTGCGGTCAACTGTTATAGGGAATTCACTATCCCTTTTATATGAAAAATGCGGATACAAGACAGTGAAAATCAACCATCTAGGAGACTGGGGAACTCAGTTTGGCAAACTCATCACGGCGTATAAACTTTGGGGCAAAGAGGAAAAAGTGAAGGAGAACCCGATACAGGAGCTGCTTGCGCTCTATATAACATTTCATGAAGCCGCAGAAAGTCAACTAGAGCTTGAACAAGAGGGTCGCGACTGGTTCAGGCGTCTGGAAAATGGGGATGCTGAAGCACTTAAGCTTTGGAAATGGTTCAAGGATGAATCATTGAAGGAGTTTAAGAAGATATATGACCTTATGGGGATTGAATTTGATTCATATGCTGGAGAAGCTTTTTATAATGACAAAATGGAACCAATCGTTGAAATGCTAAGAGAAAGGGGGCTGCTTGAAGATTCTGATGGTGCACAAGTAGTTAAATTGGATGACACAGAACTTCCACCATGTCTTATAAAAAAGTCGGATGGCGCAACCTTGTACGCTACACGAGATTTAGCTGCAGCATTGTACAGGTTCGAAGAGTATTCTTTTGTGAAATCTATATATGTAGTTGGTAATGAGCAAACCCTTCACTTTAAACAGTTAAAAGCAGTGCTTACAAAAATGGACTTACCTTGGGCGGATGGTATTACTCATGTTCCGTTTGGCATGATGTTAAAGGACGGCAAGAAAATGTCCACAAGAAAAGGCAAGGTAGTTCTGCTTGAAGGTGTTCTAAAAGATTCCATTCAGTTGGCGGAAAAGAATATAGAAGAAAAAAATCCTTCTTTGGCTAATAAAACTGATATTGCGAAAATGGTCGGTACCGGAGCAATTGTTTTTCATGATCTTAAGAATTTCCGTATGAACGATATCGAATTCGTCCTGGAAGAGATGTTAAAGGTCGAAGGCGAAACAGGACCTTATGTTCAATATACAAATGCCCGGGCACAATCGTTGTTGAAAAAGGGGGGATTTGAAGATACGAATGGGGACGACAATCTGGCAGCTGTTGCTGAATGGCCAGTAATAACTGAGCTTCAATCATTCCCGTATATAATCGAGAGAGCGATCGAGAGAAATGATCCATCACAAATTGCTAAATATGTCCTTAATCTGTCCAAGGCCTTTAATAAATACTACGGAGAAGTCCGGATTCTTGGAGATGATACAGAAAAGAATGCACGACTCCAATTGGTCCATGCTGTTAGTATTGTCCTTGAAGAAGGACTTAGAATGCTTGGCATCAAAGCTCCAAAAGAAATGTAG
- a CDS encoding GNAT family N-acetyltransferase, producing MIDLVRVKQEDEVILQNLIQFYIYEFTVFQDIKLEENGSFAPFDLKPYLNEADLHAFFIIHDGELAGFAMVESGNPNVILEFFIMRKFYRRGFGKIAAIKLFDQFPGKWSITQVEKNEPARNFWRKVIGDYTGGNYIEMFDDHNRSIQEFVTGLNVK from the coding sequence GTGATTGATTTAGTGCGAGTGAAACAAGAGGATGAAGTAATTCTTCAAAATTTAATTCAATTTTATATTTATGAGTTTACCGTTTTTCAGGATATCAAGCTTGAAGAGAATGGCAGCTTTGCTCCGTTTGATTTGAAGCCGTATTTGAATGAAGCTGATTTACATGCTTTTTTTATAATTCATGATGGGGAACTTGCAGGTTTTGCTATGGTCGAAAGCGGAAATCCCAATGTCATTCTTGAGTTTTTTATCATGAGGAAATTCTACCGTAGGGGATTTGGCAAGATTGCGGCCATCAAGCTGTTCGACCAATTCCCTGGAAAATGGAGTATTACCCAGGTAGAGAAAAATGAGCCGGCGAGAAACTTTTGGCGGAAAGTGATTGGCGATTATACTGGCGGTAATTATATTGAAATGTTTGATGATCACAATCGTTCAATCCAAGAATTCGTCACAGGATTAAACGTTAAGTAG
- a CDS encoding RNA polymerase sigma factor, protein MEKGENMCHTFQTASTNRIDSGNEVGEIKDNIKEQQVMEWYEIYYKDIYRFIFYMMGDRQCCEDLVHDTFLRAFKSFEKFENRTNVNTWLFSIAKYLVIDEIRKRRRKRVFSLFSKDPEIQSPFNIEQYIENKDTIERTLEAIQQLKPNYRLVITLKKIEECSTKEIAEILGWSESKIRKTLSRGLAALKKKNDEEGGGYFEKRL, encoded by the coding sequence ATGGAAAAAGGAGAAAATATGTGTCACACTTTTCAAACTGCTTCGACTAATCGTATAGATAGCGGAAATGAGGTGGGGGAAATTAAGGATAATATTAAAGAACAACAGGTAATGGAATGGTATGAGATATATTATAAAGATATTTACCGGTTTATTTTTTACATGATGGGAGACCGTCAATGCTGCGAGGACTTGGTACATGACACTTTTTTGCGTGCCTTTAAATCCTTTGAGAAATTCGAAAATAGAACGAACGTGAATACCTGGCTTTTTAGTATAGCAAAGTATCTCGTAATAGATGAAATACGCAAGAGAAGAAGAAAGAGGGTTTTTTCATTATTTTCCAAAGACCCAGAGATCCAGTCACCTTTTAACATTGAACAGTATATTGAAAACAAAGATACGATAGAGAGAACATTGGAAGCAATCCAGCAGCTTAAACCAAACTACAGACTTGTGATTACTTTGAAAAAAATTGAAGAGTGTTCTACAAAGGAAATTGCTGAAATCCTGGGATGGTCTGAATCAAAAATCAGAAAAACATTATCTAGAGGGTTAGCTGCATTGAAAAAAAAGAATGATGAGGAAGGGGGCGGATATTTTGAGAAGAGACTCTGA
- a CDS encoding OsmC family protein: protein MVGTLSGALEARKIPTSPDKVLAKVQGTIEAPEGVLKITKISCHYELKVPAGKSEAAERALNVFEQGCPVAQTLKGCIQFTHTWEIEEY, encoded by the coding sequence CTGGTAGGAACCCTATCTGGCGCGCTGGAGGCGCGTAAAATACCAACTTCCCCCGATAAAGTTCTGGCAAAGGTGCAAGGTACAATTGAAGCACCAGAAGGAGTATTGAAAATAACGAAAATCAGCTGCCACTATGAACTTAAGGTCCCGGCCGGTAAAAGTGAAGCTGCCGAAAGAGCATTAAATGTTTTCGAACAAGGATGTCCAGTTGCACAAACATTAAAAGGCTGTATCCAGTTCACACATACTTGGGAGATTGAAGAATACTAG